Proteins from a genomic interval of Polaribacter sejongensis:
- a CDS encoding FecR family protein has product MNKRIEKIIISYFDNNISETEANELAAWLDEGNRDVFNEYVMLNFSVEQLKSVKNDIITSSWDKIETDINKKKSEKVLPLYLKKISRYAAVIAVLIVSGYLLTQKTNPVINETVSIGEIKATLTLDDGSNIALQNGKGYNNKTIHSNGESLVYETKLNTKHKTKTKETIYNYLTIPRGGLFSIELSDNTIVWLNSESKLKYPVNFKKGKTREVELLYGEAYFDVSKSTKHNGDAFVLKTNNQTITVLGTEFNVKAYRDETDILTTLLEGSVNVKNKNNNKTLIPGQQSKISNSSDFIKVYEVKADDEIAWVNGMFSFKNKPLKEILKVLSRWYDLDVEFTKKESEEILFTGVLRKQQSIYRILESIKTTTNVKYSIKNRILTIK; this is encoded by the coding sequence GTGAATAAAAGGATAGAGAAAATAATTATAAGTTATTTTGATAATAATATTTCAGAAACTGAAGCGAATGAACTTGCAGCTTGGTTAGATGAAGGAAACAGAGATGTGTTTAATGAATATGTAATGTTGAATTTTTCTGTAGAACAGTTAAAATCAGTAAAAAACGATATTATAACCTCTTCTTGGGATAAAATTGAAACTGATATAAATAAAAAGAAATCGGAAAAAGTATTGCCATTGTATTTGAAAAAGATATCTAGATATGCGGCAGTTATTGCTGTTTTAATTGTTTCTGGATACCTTTTAACACAAAAAACAAACCCTGTTATAAATGAGACTGTTTCAATTGGAGAAATAAAAGCGACATTAACTTTAGACGATGGATCTAATATTGCTCTACAAAATGGAAAAGGATATAATAACAAAACAATTCATAGTAATGGAGAAAGTTTAGTATACGAAACAAAACTTAATACAAAACATAAAACAAAAACTAAAGAAACTATTTATAATTACTTAACAATTCCTAGAGGAGGTTTGTTTTCTATAGAATTATCAGACAATACAATAGTTTGGTTAAATTCTGAAAGTAAATTAAAATATCCTGTAAACTTTAAAAAAGGAAAAACTAGAGAAGTTGAATTGCTTTATGGAGAAGCTTATTTTGATGTCTCTAAAAGTACTAAACATAATGGAGATGCCTTTGTTTTAAAAACAAACAACCAAACGATTACTGTTTTAGGAACTGAATTTAATGTAAAAGCTTACCGAGATGAAACCGATATTTTAACAACTTTATTAGAAGGTTCTGTAAATGTTAAGAATAAAAATAACAACAAAACTCTAATACCAGGTCAACAATCAAAAATTTCAAACTCATCAGACTTTATAAAAGTATATGAAGTAAAGGCAGATGATGAAATTGCATGGGTAAATGGAATGTTTAGTTTTAAAAATAAACCTTTAAAAGAGATCTTAAAAGTTTTATCTCGTTGGTATGATTTAGATGTAGAATTTACAAAAAAAGAAAGCGAAGAAATTCTTTTTACAGGTGTTTTAAGAAAACAACAATCAATATATAGAATATTAGAATCAATTAAAACTACAACCAATGTAAAATATAGTATTAAAAATAGAATTTTGACAATAAAATAA
- a CDS encoding SusC/RagA family TonB-linked outer membrane protein has translation MKNNFTKILFLFKKRFLPIIMKTFFLLFCTTLFSFTPKSGFSQNEKITIESNKTVSVDEVFEIIKSHTNHSFIYRADLFKNYPKIKLEKGIIRANNLLKKALSKGSFSCEFSEDETIVIKEKPTEVVRISKTVKAIQQIIISGTVVDESGEPLPMVSVYEKKTKNGTSTDFNGNYSLNLGSSSKDKILVFSYIGFENQEVVVGDKTILNIKMRPSLSGLDEVVVIGYGTSKVKDATGVISRISAKEIENAPMGASVESLLQGKSPGVNVQIQSASPTSPISVVIRGASSLSGDNQPLWVIDGVPQYSSTTSGDVANTLYNLNLNDVQSIDILKDASATAVYGSRAANGVVIVTTKKGKIGMKPLFEVSSRVGVQVMDFNGYQYFESEDYINFSGAAAREMVLTMDSFTNSAERYLDLQAFYNLNNSEYDKSDLVTLDGAYYDGNTNWQKEMTQNPVVVQHDFSVRGGSEETTYFASFNYSDMEGVVKSGQSELYGGRMNFDTKISENLKFGLNLNGSSRKSDNKDYMLSVIQKVRPDIPVYEEDGSLFTRDLFTENPYTTLQNTRSGKGITFNGTAFLDINILNDFKFKTSFTNNYTDSENLSYDRAGTAQNTTGTRTWYNTKSSFNIWENTLTYAKLINKKHDLRALIGHSMENYISRYHYIKASNFPDDDVLNNFGSAASINSINETQTENALISQFARLHYKFDDRYIISGTIRRDGSSRFGADKRWGLFPSGAAAWLISSEKFMKGESVKKYVSYLKLRTSLGITGSQNLGNYDWITQVGSVQYNESPAIQPSSIGNPDLQWEETKMFDLGLDFGLLDDRVYGSVGVYTKNSSKLIYKTPLASSAAFTSITSNVASVKNNGFEFDIKYDILRSDNHRLTFNFNFSNNKTKVVKINGDLEELLFPGSYAPFIKLVEGEETGQWYGLQTAGRFFVTDEDAIAMQGRTATGQPTFLNNSQETIGDMIYIDQNGDGKITNDDRVNLGSSIPKGTGGFGLTYRFKNFMVNAAFTYAYGHSRLWDLPRLNIGYVGDYNQSNIVAGQSTILVNPYDASYPRLAQTLIGGNNKFSDFYLHDASYLRLNALNITYKLPNKYFEKMLISGVDLTFQATNLFTITKYPGFDPQGNWTNSKIGSGMAIDASTYPSAQIYNLGIKIKLQ, from the coding sequence ATGAAAAATAATTTTACAAAAATACTTTTCTTATTTAAGAAAAGATTTCTACCTATCATTATGAAAACATTCTTTTTACTTTTCTGTACCACTCTTTTTAGTTTCACTCCTAAAAGTGGTTTTTCACAGAATGAAAAAATTACAATTGAATCAAACAAAACAGTCTCAGTAGATGAAGTATTTGAAATTATTAAAAGTCATACAAATCATAGTTTTATTTATAGAGCAGATTTGTTTAAGAATTATCCCAAAATAAAATTAGAAAAAGGAATCATTAGAGCGAATAATCTTTTAAAGAAAGCCTTATCAAAAGGAAGTTTTAGTTGTGAGTTTTCTGAAGACGAAACTATAGTTATAAAAGAAAAGCCAACTGAAGTTGTTCGTATTTCTAAAACTGTGAAAGCAATTCAGCAAATAATAATAAGTGGTACTGTAGTAGATGAGAGTGGTGAGCCTCTTCCTATGGTTAGTGTTTATGAAAAAAAGACTAAAAATGGAACTTCAACAGATTTTAATGGAAATTATTCACTTAATTTAGGTAGTTCCTCTAAAGATAAAATTTTAGTATTTAGTTATATTGGTTTTGAAAATCAAGAAGTTGTGGTTGGCGACAAAACAATTTTAAATATAAAAATGAGACCAAGTTTATCTGGCTTAGATGAAGTTGTGGTAATTGGGTATGGAACATCTAAAGTAAAAGATGCAACAGGAGTAATATCTAGAATTAGTGCAAAAGAAATAGAGAATGCACCTATGGGAGCTAGCGTCGAAAGTTTATTGCAAGGTAAAAGTCCTGGTGTAAATGTTCAAATACAATCTGCTTCACCTACTTCTCCTATTAGTGTGGTTATTAGAGGGGCATCGTCACTTTCTGGAGATAACCAACCTTTATGGGTTATTGATGGTGTACCACAATATTCATCTACAACTTCTGGTGATGTTGCAAATACTTTGTATAATTTAAATTTAAATGATGTACAAAGTATAGATATTCTTAAAGATGCTTCTGCTACAGCAGTATATGGTTCTAGAGCTGCTAATGGAGTTGTAATAGTAACCACTAAAAAAGGTAAAATAGGAATGAAACCTCTTTTTGAAGTATCTTCTAGAGTAGGTGTGCAGGTTATGGATTTTAATGGATATCAATATTTTGAATCTGAAGATTATATAAACTTTTCTGGTGCTGCAGCTAGAGAAATGGTATTAACGATGGATTCGTTTACTAATTCTGCTGAACGTTATTTAGATCTTCAAGCATTTTATAACCTAAATAATAGCGAGTATGATAAATCTGATCTTGTAACGCTAGATGGCGCTTATTATGATGGAAACACTAATTGGCAAAAAGAAATGACTCAGAATCCAGTGGTGGTACAACATGATTTTTCTGTTCGTGGAGGGTCTGAAGAAACAACCTATTTTGCTTCTTTTAATTATAGTGATATGGAAGGTGTTGTAAAATCGGGGCAAAGCGAGTTGTATGGAGGTAGAATGAATTTCGATACTAAAATTAGTGAAAATTTAAAATTTGGACTTAACCTAAATGGAAGTTCTCGTAAATCTGATAATAAAGATTATATGCTTAGTGTTATACAAAAGGTTAGACCAGATATTCCTGTTTATGAAGAAGATGGAAGCTTGTTTACAAGAGATTTATTTACAGAAAATCCATATACTACCCTACAAAACACAAGATCTGGAAAAGGAATTACTTTTAATGGTACAGCTTTTTTAGATATAAATATTTTAAATGATTTTAAGTTTAAAACATCTTTCACTAACAATTATACAGATAGTGAAAACTTAAGTTATGACCGTGCCGGAACTGCTCAAAATACCACTGGTACTAGAACATGGTACAATACTAAATCTTCTTTTAATATTTGGGAAAACACTTTAACTTACGCTAAATTAATCAATAAAAAACATGATTTACGTGCTTTAATTGGTCATTCAATGGAGAATTATATTTCTAGATATCATTATATAAAAGCTTCTAATTTTCCAGATGATGATGTGCTTAATAATTTTGGATCTGCAGCTTCAATTAACTCTATAAATGAGACGCAAACAGAAAATGCATTAATATCACAATTTGCAAGATTACATTATAAATTTGATGATCGCTATATTATTTCTGGTACTATTCGTCGTGATGGTTCATCTCGTTTTGGAGCAGATAAACGTTGGGGACTTTTTCCTTCTGGTGCTGCTGCTTGGTTAATCTCTAGCGAAAAATTTATGAAAGGAGAAAGTGTTAAAAAATATGTGTCTTATTTAAAACTTAGAACTTCTTTAGGTATAACAGGATCTCAAAATTTAGGAAATTATGATTGGATAACACAAGTTGGATCTGTACAATATAATGAAAGTCCGGCTATACAGCCTAGTTCTATCGGAAATCCAGATTTACAATGGGAAGAAACAAAAATGTTTGATTTAGGATTAGATTTTGGATTACTTGATGACAGAGTTTATGGTTCTGTAGGTGTTTATACAAAAAATAGTAGCAAATTAATATATAAAACACCTTTGGCGTCAAGTGCTGCTTTTACAAGTATTACGTCAAATGTAGCATCCGTTAAAAATAATGGTTTTGAATTTGATATTAAGTACGATATTTTACGTTCAGATAACCACCGTCTAACTTTTAATTTTAACTTTTCAAACAATAAGACCAAAGTAGTTAAAATTAACGGAGATCTTGAAGAGCTATTATTTCCTGGTAGCTATGCGCCCTTTATAAAATTGGTAGAAGGTGAGGAAACGGGACAATGGTACGGATTACAAACTGCTGGTAGATTCTTTGTTACAGATGAAGATGCTATTGCAATGCAAGGTAGAACGGCAACAGGTCAGCCAACTTTTTTAAACAACTCTCAAGAGACTATTGGAGATATGATCTATATTGATCAAAATGGAGATGGAAAAATTACAAATGATGATAGAGTTAACTTAGGCTCATCTATTCCAAAAGGAACTGGTGGATTTGGACTAACCTACCGTTTTAAAAACTTTATGGTTAATGCTGCTTTTACGTATGCTTATGGTCATAGTAGACTATGGGATTTACCAAGGTTAAACATAGGTTATGTTGGCGATTATAACCAAAGTAATATTGTTGCAGGACAAAGTACTATTCTTGTAAACCCTTATGATGCTTCTTATCCAAGGTTAGCACAAACGTTAATTGGCGGAAACAATAAGTTTTCAGATTTTTATTTACATGATGCTTCTTATCTAAGGTTAAATGCTCTAAATATAACATATAAATTACCTAATAAATATTTTGAAAAAATGCTAATTAGTGGTGTAGATTTAACTTTTCAAGCTACCAATCTATTTACAATTACTAAATACCCAGGATTTGATCCACAAGGTAACTGGACAAATTCTAAAATTGGTTCAGGGATGGCAATTGATGCTAGTACTTACCCATCTGCACAAATTTATAATTTAGGTATTAAGATTAAACTTCAATAA
- a CDS encoding RagB/SusD family nutrient uptake outer membrane protein encodes MKKYIYIPLFILLVALSSCSDYLEREPSFSLNEENGVTNFSKAEAAVGGVYETFIDSDQWSGQYYTDLASRSGFIKWRSAEYNMEYAEGNETTTSIRYRWSYFYKSLNSANFAIEGISNLSDAQVPSEEERNSLLGQARCLRAWININLLWNYGHWWSDDYDNPNGLLYRDEVVNLGNIEKARISVGESYDKIFEDLDYAIANLGSFKSSRYVSKEFSKVLKAKILLYRGGMNDNVSDLQESLGLVNEVLNTSVSGFSMQDDLAKVYKDSWDSEENLFSRYLEEGNRTYKSYYYSANIAQRYADKLPRDEDQITAKLNFGSDWFKADPRWDIVTGDVHSPASWDTNRYYTWTKVVRLAQYDGVLEGDEKYNTYYFRYPELYIMKSELLARTGASIAEAIAPINLMRSKRTNPVLPSLTVNSQQELMDTIFKEYFLETFLENGSEYYASLRFKTAGEPWIVAIKNGKILDKNKLCYPIPEEEMEFNKLMTQNIDL; translated from the coding sequence ATGAAAAAATATATATACATACCATTATTTATTCTTTTAGTAGCATTAAGTTCTTGTTCGGATTACTTAGAAAGAGAACCTAGCTTTTCTTTAAACGAAGAAAATGGTGTCACTAATTTTAGTAAAGCAGAAGCAGCTGTAGGTGGCGTTTATGAAACATTTATAGATAGTGATCAATGGTCAGGGCAATATTATACAGATTTAGCTTCACGTTCTGGTTTTATTAAATGGCGTTCTGCAGAATATAATATGGAATATGCAGAAGGAAATGAAACAACAACTAGTATTCGCTACCGATGGAGTTACTTTTACAAAAGTCTTAATTCTGCAAATTTTGCTATAGAAGGAATTTCAAACTTATCTGACGCTCAGGTACCAAGTGAAGAAGAACGAAATTCTCTATTAGGTCAAGCAAGATGTTTAAGAGCATGGATAAATATTAATTTATTATGGAATTACGGACATTGGTGGTCTGATGATTATGATAACCCTAATGGATTATTATATAGAGATGAAGTTGTTAATCTAGGAAATATAGAAAAAGCAAGAATAAGTGTTGGAGAAAGCTATGATAAAATCTTTGAAGATTTAGATTATGCAATTGCTAATTTAGGGTCATTTAAAAGTAGTAGATATGTATCAAAAGAATTTTCAAAAGTTTTAAAAGCAAAAATTTTACTTTACAGAGGAGGCATGAATGATAATGTATCAGATTTACAAGAATCACTTGGTTTAGTAAATGAAGTACTTAATACAAGTGTGTCAGGTTTTTCTATGCAAGACGATTTAGCCAAAGTATATAAAGATTCTTGGGACTCTGAAGAAAATTTATTTTCAAGATATTTAGAAGAGGGCAACAGAACCTATAAAAGTTATTATTACTCAGCGAATATTGCTCAAAGATATGCTGACAAGCTGCCACGTGACGAAGATCAAATAACGGCTAAATTGAATTTTGGAAGTGATTGGTTTAAGGCAGACCCGCGATGGGATATTGTAACAGGTGACGTGCACTCACCAGCTTCATGGGATACCAATAGGTATTATACTTGGACTAAGGTTGTTAGGTTAGCACAATATGATGGAGTCTTAGAAGGAGACGAAAAATACAATACTTATTACTTTAGATATCCAGAGTTATATATAATGAAATCTGAATTATTGGCTAGAACAGGAGCATCTATAGCAGAAGCTATTGCACCAATTAACCTAATGCGTTCTAAGCGTACAAACCCTGTTTTACCTAGCTTAACAGTTAATTCTCAACAAGAATTAATGGATACAATTTTTAAAGAGTATTTTCTTGAAACCTTCTTAGAAAATGGAAGTGAATATTATGCTTCATTACGTTTTAAAACAGCAGGAGAACCTTGGATTGTAGCTATAAAAAATGGAAAAATTCTTGATAAAAACAAGTTATGTTACCCTATTCCAGAAGAAGAAATGGAATTTAATAAACTTATGACTCAAAATATAGATTTATAG
- a CDS encoding DUF4465 domain-containing protein, whose protein sequence is MKFINKYICITAAVFGLFTLHSCDDELELKIPYPNDITFNELELGRFTYKISDSPFTSGDSKSGIVTVNVSNTGGSTYSGFALSNKSQRSYPWNLSPDFAPAGGLTVAETQQSIDSTAFSVSTVTPNRTENYLVGHAAGDDAFFTLNEPAIVSHVLVANTSYNYLMASYGSVYSGTFDSDSQAYLIDGTAVRNIKNPNPSSTRYGRFLLPSPSGVNAVRLSGHEILEKRKAGEAAKTTALNNGSTDEEAEEAYETAYTDLSVGYIKLNIEGSLNGSTTGNVEFYLATRANVDLINPTYNFVLEDWTKVDLSSLGEVDKVLFKISSSYVDDFGNMIYSPTFCLDGIRLK, encoded by the coding sequence ATGAAATTTATCAACAAATATATTTGTATCACAGCTGCAGTTTTTGGGTTATTCACTTTACACTCTTGTGATGACGAACTAGAACTTAAAATACCATATCCAAACGATATTACCTTTAATGAATTAGAATTAGGAAGGTTTACCTATAAAATTTCCGATTCTCCATTTACATCTGGAGATTCTAAATCTGGAATTGTTACTGTTAATGTAAGTAATACAGGAGGTAGCACTTATAGCGGATTTGCATTATCTAATAAAAGTCAAAGATCTTACCCTTGGAATTTAAGTCCAGATTTTGCTCCAGCTGGAGGTCTTACAGTTGCAGAAACTCAACAGTCTATAGATTCTACTGCTTTTAGTGTAAGTACAGTAACACCAAATAGAACTGAAAATTATTTAGTAGGTCATGCTGCCGGAGATGATGCTTTTTTTACACTTAATGAGCCTGCAATTGTTAGTCATGTATTAGTAGCTAATACAAGTTATAATTATTTAATGGCAAGTTATGGTTCTGTATATTCTGGTACTTTTGATAGCGATTCACAAGCTTATCTTATAGATGGAACTGCAGTAAGAAACATAAAAAACCCAAACCCATCATCAACTAGATACGGTAGGTTTTTACTACCTTCTCCTAGCGGAGTAAATGCGGTTAGATTATCTGGTCATGAAATACTAGAGAAGCGTAAAGCAGGAGAAGCAGCAAAAACAACTGCTTTAAACAACGGTAGTACAGATGAAGAAGCAGAAGAAGCATACGAAACAGCTTATACAGATTTAAGCGTAGGATATATTAAATTAAATATTGAAGGTTCTCTAAACGGAAGTACTACAGGTAATGTTGAATTTTACTTAGCAACTAGAGCAAATGTAGATTTAATAAACCCAACATATAATTTTGTTTTAGAAGATTGGACTAAAGTAGATTTAAGTTCTTTAGGAGAGGTAGATAAAGTTTTATTTAAAATTTCATCTTCTTATGTAGATGATTTTGGTAATATGATTTATTCACCTACTTTTTGTTTAGATGGCATACGTCTGAAATAA
- a CDS encoding TlpA family protein disulfide reductase: MKKILLVLLVSTLLSSCNSTPKKDYILFSGKILNTKSREFRLTKIGEGSENKKITLEEDGTFLDTITSGTGFYFLHNPRQRVDLYLPNGGDFNLTIDAENFRSSGKLTGKDSEASNFMLTKNERYYSLIGNTTEYFLLSETDFKIKSKKVEESLSKYLDSFPNTTKDFLEFRRKELKYNRLYKLINYENSHRVYSKNNNFNVSPGFYDELEEFDFLNEEDYKMSYPYKKLVKWYYQKEIDALIAQENIDKSLAKLKVYNKVPNEFIKNNLISTAAFFGISETKEIEEYYEYYLSIANSKTEKVTKKYNNLIKIAKGKPSPEFTDYINHAGGKTSLSDLEGKYVYIDVWATWCAPCLAEVPFLKEIEEDYKNKKIHFVSLSIDTEKHFEKWKKMVTNKKMGGIQLIADKNWSSEFVSEYQINGIPRFILLDPKGNIVDAHAPRPSDSKLIDLFNELNL, encoded by the coding sequence ATGAAAAAAATATTATTAGTTTTATTAGTTTCCACACTTTTGTCGTCTTGTAATAGTACTCCCAAAAAAGATTACATATTATTTTCAGGGAAAATACTAAACACAAAATCGCGTGAATTTCGTTTAACAAAAATAGGAGAAGGTTCTGAAAATAAAAAAATTACTTTAGAAGAGGATGGTACATTTTTAGACACTATAACTTCTGGAACCGGTTTTTATTTTCTTCATAACCCAAGGCAAAGAGTAGATTTATATTTACCTAATGGAGGTGATTTTAACCTTACAATTGATGCTGAAAATTTTAGAAGTTCGGGTAAATTAACAGGTAAAGATTCAGAAGCTTCAAATTTTATGCTTACAAAAAATGAACGATATTATTCTTTAATAGGAAATACCACAGAATATTTTTTATTATCAGAAACTGATTTTAAAATTAAATCTAAAAAGGTGGAAGAAAGCTTGTCTAAATACTTAGATAGTTTTCCGAATACTACAAAAGATTTTCTTGAATTTAGACGTAAAGAATTAAAGTATAATCGCCTTTATAAATTAATTAATTACGAGAATTCTCATCGAGTATATTCAAAAAATAATAATTTTAATGTATCACCAGGTTTTTATGATGAATTAGAAGAGTTTGATTTTTTGAATGAAGAAGATTACAAGATGTCTTATCCGTATAAAAAATTAGTAAAATGGTATTATCAAAAAGAAATTGACGCATTAATAGCACAAGAAAACATTGATAAAAGTTTAGCGAAACTTAAAGTTTATAATAAGGTGCCAAATGAATTTATAAAAAATAATTTGATAAGCACTGCTGCATTTTTTGGTATAAGCGAAACTAAGGAGATCGAGGAATATTATGAATATTACTTATCAATAGCTAACTCTAAAACCGAAAAGGTTACAAAAAAGTATAATAACCTTATAAAAATAGCTAAAGGAAAACCTTCTCCTGAATTTACAGATTATATAAACCATGCAGGCGGAAAAACATCTTTAAGTGATTTAGAAGGGAAATATGTATATATAGATGTTTGGGCAACATGGTGTGCACCTTGTTTGGCTGAAGTACCATTTTTAAAAGAAATTGAAGAAGACTATAAGAATAAAAAGATTCATTTTGTTAGTCTTTCTATTGATACTGAAAAACATTTTGAGAAATGGAAAAAAATGGTCACAAATAAAAAGATGGGAGGAATTCAATTAATTGCAGATAAGAATTGGAGTAGTGAATTTGTTTCAGAATATCAAATAAATGGAATCCCTAGATTTATTTTACTAGACCCAAAAGGTAATATTGTTGATGCACATGCGCCAAGACCATCAGATTCCAAGCTAATAGATTTATTTAATGAGCTTAATTTATAG